One Chryseobacterium sp. StRB126 genomic region harbors:
- a CDS encoding PDZ domain-containing protein codes for MRKTALSLGLFAAFLANAQSIKTTIDLVNVKDDKVAVTMEFPKMKSGDIKFHFPKTVPGTYSVDDYGRFVEGIKFYDNKGKELTFTKVNDNSYSLKNAQNLSKISYLVNDSFDEEMDTSKHKAVFSPSGTDIEAGKVYMINTHGFIGYIENMQDVPYQLVIQKPTDFYGTTALVDQDKSESTDTYTLANYAKVTDSPLMYTKPDYITFNAGGMDLVLGVYSPTGKYKAADFKDNLEKMVVAQKKFLGDMNTNKKYAIMLYLSGGEGPMVKGFGALEHHESTSVVLPEAMPKDAIDQTITDVVSHEFFHTVNPLKTHSEEIHYFNYADPKMSQHLWMYEGGTEYFANLFQIQEGLINKDEFLKRIGEKITNSKNYNDTMPFTVMSKNVLQDQYKDQYRNVYEKGALLAMCMDIELRKLSNGEMGYRDMIRKLSQRFGENKPFKDDKLIDELVTVTGYPQVKDFYNKYISGSQPTPYTEYLKMVGVEVHKQETPPIFWFIKDPNQTGYDDKNKALAFDENSALSPFAKSIGFKITDQILALDGKTIDIQKIQELIGYTKTIKEGQDVTVTVLRDNAGKKEKITLKGKAILDKLSMETLQFKANPTPEELKLQTQWLTGKK; via the coding sequence ATGAGAAAAACAGCACTTAGCTTAGGCCTTTTCGCCGCTTTTTTAGCGAATGCCCAATCTATAAAAACCACTATTGACCTCGTTAATGTAAAAGATGATAAAGTAGCCGTTACGATGGAGTTTCCGAAAATGAAATCGGGAGATATCAAATTCCATTTTCCAAAAACGGTTCCGGGAACTTACTCTGTAGATGATTATGGAAGATTCGTAGAGGGTATTAAGTTTTATGATAACAAAGGAAAGGAATTGACCTTCACAAAAGTTAATGATAATAGTTATTCATTAAAAAACGCTCAAAACCTGAGCAAGATCTCTTATCTTGTAAATGACAGTTTTGATGAAGAAATGGACACTTCAAAACATAAAGCTGTATTTTCCCCTTCAGGAACTGATATTGAAGCAGGAAAAGTCTATATGATCAATACCCACGGTTTTATCGGATATATTGAAAATATGCAGGACGTTCCTTATCAGCTTGTTATTCAGAAACCAACTGATTTTTATGGTACCACAGCATTGGTAGACCAGGACAAATCTGAATCCACAGATACTTATACCCTTGCCAATTATGCAAAGGTGACTGATTCTCCGCTTATGTATACTAAACCGGATTATATTACCTTCAATGCAGGAGGAATGGATCTTGTGTTGGGAGTTTATTCTCCAACCGGAAAATACAAAGCTGCGGATTTCAAGGACAATCTTGAAAAAATGGTAGTGGCTCAAAAGAAATTTCTTGGAGATATGAATACCAATAAGAAATATGCCATTATGCTTTATCTGTCTGGTGGTGAAGGTCCTATGGTAAAAGGTTTTGGAGCATTAGAACATCATGAATCTACAAGTGTAGTTCTTCCTGAAGCTATGCCTAAGGATGCTATTGACCAAACCATTACAGATGTGGTTTCTCATGAATTTTTCCACACAGTTAATCCTTTGAAAACGCATTCTGAGGAGATCCATTACTTTAATTATGCAGATCCGAAAATGTCTCAGCATCTATGGATGTACGAAGGCGGAACTGAATATTTTGCTAATTTATTCCAGATTCAGGAAGGTCTTATCAACAAAGACGAATTTCTTAAAAGAATTGGAGAAAAAATCACCAACTCCAAGAATTACAATGACACCATGCCGTTTACGGTAATGAGTAAGAATGTATTACAAGATCAATACAAGGATCAATACAGAAATGTATATGAAAAAGGAGCCCTTCTGGCCATGTGTATGGATATTGAGTTGAGAAAACTTTCCAACGGAGAAATGGGATACCGTGATATGATCAGAAAATTATCCCAAAGATTCGGAGAAAACAAACCGTTCAAGGATGATAAACTGATTGATGAATTGGTAACAGTAACAGGTTATCCTCAGGTAAAAGATTTCTATAATAAATACATTTCAGGAAGCCAGCCTACTCCTTATACCGAATATCTGAAGATGGTAGGTGTGGAAGTTCACAAACAGGAAACTCCGCCTATTTTCTGGTTTATTAAAGATCCGAATCAGACAGGATATGATGACAAGAACAAAGCACTCGCTTTTGATGAAAACTCGGCCTTATCTCCATTTGCCAAGAGCATAGGATTTAAAATTACCGATCAGATACTTGCTTTGGATGGTAAGACTATTGACATTCAAAAAATTCAGGAACTTATCGGGTATACCAAAACGATTAAAGAAGGACAGGATGTTACAGTAACTGTTCTAAGGGACAATGCTGGTAAGAAAGAGAAAATAACGCTTAAAGGAAAAGCTATTCTGGATAAATTAAGTATGGAAACGCTTCAGTTTAAAGCTAATCCAACTCCGGAAGAGCTGAAACTACAGACTCAGTGGCTTACAGGTAAAAAATAA